The segment AAAGATAACCTGCATACGCTTTCGATCGTGTTCAACGAGAAAGCATTCTCAGAAGAAAAATATCAGCAGCTTATTATTGATAAAACAGGGGCAAAACATCAATCGTTTCTTGTAACGAAAGATATTTTCAATACACAATTGGAAGATGCCATGCTGGCCATGGATCAACCAACGCTTGATGGTATCAACACTTATTTTATTTCGATGTATGCGAAAGCATATGGGTTAAAGGCTGTACTATCAGGTCTTGGTGCCGATGAATTGTTTGGCGGGTATCCTTCTTTTCAGCAACAGAAAAAGATGAAGTATGTGCAAAGAATGCCTGCGGCTTTGTTGCGTGGGATGCAACGTTTTCCTGATCACCGGATCCGTAAACTAAGCTATGCCGGGATGCAGAATACAGCTGCAGAGTATTTGAGTTACAGAGGCATTTTTACGCCCGTGTCTGTTGCTTCTCTACTGGATACAACTGAAAAAGAAGTTGAACATGATCTTATTGCACTTAGTGAATATTACCCTGTGAGTACCTTAACAAATGGTAACAGGGTGAGCTGGCTGGAAACAAATTTTTATATGCAGAATCAGTTGCTGAAGGATTCTGATTTTATGAGTATGTGGCATGGGCTTGAAATACGGGTGCCTTATTTAGATAAAGAAGTGATGCTGATGGCGGGTGCCATTGATGCATCCATTAAGTTTAAAACCGTACCGCCCAAGTATGTATTGGTGAAGTCGTTTGAACATGAATTACCGGAAGCCATCTGGAAGAGAAAGAAACAAGGGTTTACGTTCCCGTTTGAAGGGTGGTTAAAAGAAAATGAATTCATCAAACCTTCGAATAATGACGAAGAGCAATTGTATAAAAAATTTCAGCAGAAGAAATTATCCTGGGGGCGTTACTGGTGTGCCTTGTTGATGAACAGGTTCGAGAGAGATCATTAACATGCAAAAGAAAAAAATTTCCTTTTTTGTGTTGACTGCATTCTCACACATGGGTGGTATTGAAAAGTTTAACCGTGCTTTTATGAAAGGATTGGCCGATCTTTCATCAACACTTCACCTGAAGAGTACATTAGGTGGCATGTACGATCATTCGGTTGACAAACACTATGTAGATCAGCAAACCTATCACGCCTTTAAAGGAAAGAAACTGCAGTTTGTATTATGGGCAATAAAGCAATCGTTGCAGCAGGATGTGATAGTGCTCGGGCATTTGAACCTTGCGCCTATTGCTGTGTTGTTGAAAATGATCGCACCTAAAAAAAAACTGATTATCATTTGTCATGGTGTTGAAGTTTTTGAACCGGTGAGTGGGTTTAAGAAAAAAGCATTGCAACAGGCAGATCATGTTCTGGCCGTCAGCAGTTTCACTAAAGACAAACTGGTTACAAAACAGGGATTGTCCAACGAAAAGATCATGGTGTTTCCTAACACGATCGATCCATTCTTCAACTTTCCGGTTGACTTTGCAAAACCAGGTTACCTGCAACAGCGCTATGGTATTGCTGCACATGAAAAAGTGATCCTCACACTAACAAGATTAAACAGCAATGAAGGATATAAAGGTTATGATACCTTGGTTACTGTTTTGCCTGAGTTATTGAAACAAAATATTCCGTTCAAATATATTCTTGCCGGCAAGGCCGATGCAACAGAACTGCAACGGATGAATACATTGATCAAATCACTTGGTCTTGAACAACAGGTGATGATGCCCGGATTTATTGCCGATAAAGAAATAACCGATCATTATTTGCTGGCCGATGTGTTTGTGATGCCCAGCAAAGGCGAAGGGTTTGGCATTGTGTATACGGAGGCAATGGCTTGCGGATTGCCTGTTATTGCAGGCAATAAAGATGGAAGTACAGAAGCGTTGCAGTTTGGAGAATTGGGAACGTTGATCGATCCTGACAGTGCAGATGAATTGAAAGAGGCATTGGTGAAGGTGTTGCATGAGCAGCATGAACCTTTGCAGGTGCAGCAAAGGATGCTGGAGTATTTTTCGTTTGAGAAGTTTAAGGAGAGGTTGAAGACTGTTCTTGAAGGGGTATAGGCTTGCTGCGCAAGCTGGTTGTTTTGTCACTTTTGCTTGTCCAAAAGTAACCAAAAGACAGACGAAACATATTACCCCCATGTTTCGGCGTCAGCCCTGATTTAGCTTAGTACTACTGTGGTGAATAGCTTTCGTGCTTTCACGATCATCTTATGTTCGTCATGTTGATTTTATCTGTGAGGCTTGTTGCTGTAGGTTGAACTAAAACAGAATGAAGAAAACTCGTTTTTTATTAGCAGGATGTGGTACAATCGGTGAGCGGCATGCAAGGCTCGCAGTGGAGAAGGGTGTGCTTGTTGCTGTGTGTGATATTGATGAAAAAAAGGCGAAGGCATTTTCAGCGAAGCATGATTGTTACGGGTACACATCACTAAAAGATATGCTGAGGAATGAAGAAGCGGATGCGATGCTTGTTTGTACGCCCAACGGATTACATGCGATACACAGCATCAGCGGATTAAAAGCCGGTCTGCATGTATTGTGTGAAAAGCCAATGGCTATTTCATCAGTTGATTGCAAGCGAATGATCAATGCAGCAACAAAAGCCAAAAAACATTTGCTGATTGTAAAACAGAACCGGTTAAATCCACCAGTAGCAATTGTTAAAACATTACTCGATAAAAAAAAACTTGGAAAAATTTATAGCGTGCAGGTAAATTGTCTCTGGAACCGTGGAGCCAAGTATTATCAGCAGTCGAACTGGCGGGGAACAAAAGAACTGGATGGAGGTGTGTTGTTTACACAGTTCAGTCATTTCATTGATCTGCTTTATTGGTTCTTAGGTGAAGTGAAAACAGTAAAAGGGTTTACCGCTAATGTGGCGCATCAGCAACTGATTGAAGTGGAAGATACAGGTGTGTTTTCATTTGTTACACAAGGGGGTGTGCCGGGGACACTTCATTACAGTACAAATACTACGAATAAAAATTACGAAGGCTCTATTACGATCCTTGCTGAAAAGGCAACGATCAAAATTGGCGGACCTTATTTAAATACCATCGAGTACCAGGAACCGGTGTTGATCGACACAGCCAAACTCGTTGCCGGTAATGCTGCCAATCAATACAAGGGTTACGAGGGTTCGATGAATAATCATGCGAGGGTGTATGATGCGTTTCTACAGGTGATTGCAGGGAAGCAGAAGAAGTATGTGTCGGGTGAGGAGGGGATTCATAGTGTGAAGATGATCGAGCAGTTTTACAAAGCAGCAAAGTGATTTATAATGTCTGATGTAGGATTTATGATTTGTGAAAGGCGTCGAGCTAACACTAATCTCAGTGACTCTGTTATGAAAAACAAATGCCAGCGTTTAAATTAAAAAAAATAAGTCTCCGAAAAGTAAAAACGGGAAAGAGTGTTGTGATCATGCAACCAAGCAACCTGTATGAATGCAGGTTGGGAGATGATTGTTTTGTTGGTCCGTTTACTGAAATACAAAAAGGAGTAGTGATCGGTAACAACTGCCGCATACAAAGCCACAGTTTTATTTGTGAATTGGTCACCATCGGCAATGATTGTTTTATTGGTCATGGTGTGATGTTTATTAACGATACGTTCAGCTATGGAAAACCTGCAGGTGGCGATCACAGCAAATGGAAGAAAACAAGCATTGGTAACAATGTAAGCATCGGCAGCAATGCAACCATTCTTCCGGTATCAATATGCGACGAGGTGGTGATTGGTGCAGGCGCAGTGGTAACAAAAGATATTACGAAAAAAGGTACGTATGCAGGGAACCCGGCGAAGAAATTGAAGAAAGTTTAAAGCTGATAGCCGGTTGCCGATAGTGGATAGCCGGTAGTTGAAAAAGAGAGGTTGATAAGGTGAAACGTTGATAAGTGTAGGGAATTGATAAGTAAATAAGTAAAATAACTATGAGTCATTTGAACGATACAGCTGAACAATGGGATCTTGAGATCAAACCCAAAGCTTCTTTATTAGATCTTAATTTAAAAGAAGTTTGGCGTTATCGTGACCTTATGATGTTGTTTGTGCGGCGTGATTTTGTGGCACAGTATAAACAAACTATTCTTGGGCCGATTTGGCATATCATTCAACCCGTGTTAACCACCATCATGTTTTTACTGGTATTCGGAAAGATTGCGAATATCCCGACTGACGGAATTGAGCCTATACTGTTCTACATGAGTGGCATTACGATCTGGAATTATTTTTCGACATGCTTAACTGCTACCTCAAATACATTTGTTGCCAATGCTCATATTTTCGGCAAAGTCTATTTTCCCCGCCTCGTATTGCCTTTGTCAATTGTTATGAGCAATATTATAAAGCTAGGTATCCAATTTGGTATCTTGTTTTTGGGAATGATCTGGTTTGCATTGTTTCGTGATATACCTATTTATTTTGGTATGAACTGGTTACTGATCCCGGTTTTAGTGATCATAATGGCGGGTATTGGTCTTGGGTTGGGCATCATTATTTCCTCCCTTACTACCAAGTACCGTGATTTTACAGTACTCATTGGGTTTGCAGTTCAACTATTGATGTATGCTACACCGGTAGCTTATCCCTTATCGTTTTTAAAAGATAAATCATTTGCACCCATTATAGAATGGAATCCATTAAGCCCGATTGTTGAAGGGTTTCGTTATGCGCTGTTTCATACGGGTAATTTTAACTTCATGTCGTTGGGGTATAGTGTGATTTTTATGTTTGTTGTACTGGTGATTGGAGCTGTTTATTTCAGTAAAGTGGAACGTACTTTTATGGATACAGTATAGATAATTGGAAAGTAGAGTGTAAGAAGCGAGAAATTGATGATGAATAATGAGAAAAAATAATGAGTAATACAGTTATAAAAGTTGAAAATATTTCAAAGCAATACCGCTTGGGAGCTGTAAGTACCGGCACGCTCAGTCATGATCTTAACCGATGGTGGCATACTGTACGGGGTAAAGAAGATCCTTATTTAAAAGTAGGCGATACAAATGATCGCACACAGAAAGGAAACAGTGATTATGTATGGGCCTTGCGGGACATCAACTTTGAAGTGCAGCAGGGAGAGGTATTGGGAATTATCGGCCGCAACGGTGCAGGTAAAAGCACACTCTTAAAAATTCTTAGTCGCACAACTACACCTACTACAGGAAGTGTAAAACTAAAAGGGAGAGTTGCGTCTTTGCTTGAAGTGGGCACAGGATTTCATCCCGAACTGAGCGGTCGTGAAAACATTTTCTTAAATGGTGCGATACTTGGTATGACCAAACAAGAGATTAAACGCAAATTTGATGAGATTGTCGATTTCGCCGGAGTGGAACGTTATATTGATACACCTGTTAAACGTTACAGCAGTGGTATGTATGTGCGTCTTGCTTTCGGCGTAGCAGCACACCTTGAACCGGAGATCTTAATTGTAGATGAAGTGCTGGCTGTGGGTGATGCCGAGTTTCAAAAGAAGGCATTAGGGAAGATGAAAGATGTAAGTAATAAAGATGGAAGAACAGTGTTGTTTGTGAGTCATAATATGACTGCTATGAAAAATCTTTGTAACTCCATCATGTATATGCAGCATGGCAAGGTTGTTGAAATAGGACCTACCGACAGTGTCATCAATCATTATCTAACCCACAGCGAGATCAACGGTGAAATGGTGCAGTCGTTTGCAACGCCCGAAGATGCACCAGGAAATGATTCAGTAAAAATGAAGCGGATTGAGGCTTGTCCAATCCTAAACAATCCTTTTGACCCTATAACGGTTGACACTCCAGTTAATATAGAATTTGAATTCTGGAATTATGTACCCGATAAAGAGTTGAATTTAAGTTTACACCTGTACACAACTACGGAAGAATGTGTTTTTAATGTATATACCGAAGCGAAGTTTCTGCCAGAGGGAATTAATAAAGGAGTTTGCGAAATACCTGCTAATCTTTTGAATGATGGGATATATTCTGTCTCGATGTTGATCGTTGCAGAAAGAGCTTATGGCATTTACAATTTTGAGCATGTAATTTCATTTGAAGTGAATGAAAAGCGCAGTACCAGTGGATGGCATGGTAAACACCTGGGTATTGTGCGGCCTAAATTAAATTTCAACTTTGTGTAAATCAAACTGATCAATGATTAACGTTACCAAAACATATTTACCTTCTTTTGATGAATACATTGCAATAGTAAAGCGTGCATGGGATAAAAGCTGGATCACCAATAACGGAGAGTTGGTGCAGGAACTTGAAGAAAAATTGATGCAATACTTGGGTGTGCAACACCTGTTGTTTACAAGTAACGGAACATTGCCGCTGCAAATGGCGTTGAAAGTGCTTGGCATTAAAAAGGAAGTGATCACCACTCCCTTTAGTTATGTTGCAACTACCAATTCTATTTTATGGGAAGGGGCGGTGCCGGTTTTTGTGGATATTGATCCCCATACCTTATGTATTGATGCTGATAAAATTGAAGCTGCTATTACAGCAGATACAGAAGCTATCATGGCCACACATGTGTATGGTATTCCCTGCGATGTAGAAAAAATTGAGGCCATTGCAAAAAAGCATGGATTAAAAGTAATTTATGATGCTGCGCATTCTTTTGGTTGTACTTACAACGGCAAATCATTATTAAGCTATGGCGATATCAGTACCTGCAGCTTTCATGCAACCAAAGTATTTCATACAGGAGAGGGTGGTTGTATTATTGCGAAAGACGAAGAGGTAGCAAAGCAATTGCTGTTGTACCGAAGCTTTGGTCATTTGGGGGATGATTATTATTCAATAGGCATCAATGCAAAAAATTCTGAATTGCATGCGGCCATGGGGCTTTGCAACTTACCTGCAATCGGCGAAATCATAAACGCAAGAAAGCTGGTTTACGAAGAATACAATAACCGCTTGAATCTTGAAAAAATAAAGCAACCGGTTTTTAGTAAAAACGCCGATTATAACTATGCCTATTACCCGGTGATATTTAAAACAGAAAAGATATTGCTGGAGGTTCGGGCAGTCTTGCTGAAGAACGCTGTTTCAACACGAAGGTATTTTTATCCATCACTCAATCAACTTCCTTTTTTAAAGAATACGATGAGTTGCCCGGTTTCTGAAGATATCAGCTGCAGGGTACTTGCCCTGCCTTTATTTACCGACTTAAGCACGGAAGATGTGAGCCGGATTTGCGCAATTGTTAATGAGTTGGTTTAACCGTTATTACTATGAAGATTGCAATCATGCAGCCCTATTTTGTGCCCTATATTGGCTATTTCCAACTGATCAATGCAGTTGATCAATTCGTGATCTATGATAATATCAAATACACAAAAAAAGGCTGGATCAACAGAAACAGGATATTGGTTGACGGGAAGGATGAATACATTACGCTGCCAATTCGAAAAGACTCCGACTACTTACATGTAGATCAGCGAAAACTGGCAGATAGTTTTGTTGATGACAAAAATAAAATTCTCAGGAAGCTGGCTTATGCTTATCGTAAGGCACCACACTACGATGCAGTATATGCATTGATGGAACGCATACTGGAGAAGCCGGAGAACAATCTTTTTGAATTTATTTATAAGTCGGTTTTGGAGATATGCAGATTTTTAGAGATCAATACCACGTTTGTGATCTCATCAACTCTGCCTGTTGATCATGAATTAAAATCGCAAGACAGAGTGATTGCCATTTGCAAAGCTTTAAACACAACTACCTATATCAATCCTCCCGGAGGTGTTGAACTGTATTCGAAAGAAACCTTCAACGAAAATAATATAGAGTTAGAGTTTCTGCAATCAGAACCGATCCAATACCATCAGTTCAAAAATGAATTTATTGCAAGTTTGTCCATCATTGATGTGATGATGTTCAATTCTACGGAAGAGATAAAAAAACTTCTTGCGTCTTTTTACACAATCAAATAAGCGGCTGACAACTATGTTCCAATGGAAAAAAATTGGCAGAGTTTTTAATCCCGTAGAGGTAACTGAACGGGCATGGCTGAAAGAATTTGCACAAGCACCTTCAACCCTGATCTACGAAAATTTTGTACGAGTTTATTTTTCATGCAGGCCACCTGCTGATGAAAAGGGGCAATACGTTAGTTACTCTGCATTTGTAGATTTCAAGCGGGATGATCTCACGCAAATAGTGAAAGTGAGTGATCAGCCAATTTTGAAATTGGGTGATCTGGGAACCTTTGATGAGTTTGGAACCTACCCGGTTTCTGTTATCAGGTATAAAAGTGAACTGAGGGCATATTATGCCGGTTGGACAAGGTGTGAATCTGTTCCTTTTAATGTTGCTATTGGTTGTGCGCTAAGCAATAACAACGGAGTTACGTTTGAAAAGATGGGGCAAGGACCGATCTTGTCGTATAGTGTTGATGAACCTTTTATACTGAGCGGACCTAAAGTGAGGATATTTAACAACAAATGGTATTTGTTTTATATAGCCGGGAAAAAGTGGGTGCTTGATAATGGTAAACCTGAACCGGTTTACAGGATCAGAATGGCCACCTCAACCGATGGAATTGAGTGGGAAAAACACAACAAAGATATTATCGAAACAAAAGTTGAGGAAGATGAAGCGCAGGCTAGTCCCGATGTGTTTTTTTATGATGGGATGTACCATATGTTTTTTTGTTACAGGTACAGTAAAGGCTATAGAAGTAAAGAAAAAGGATACAGAATCGGTTATGCATTTTCTGCTGATTTAATAAACTGGATAAGAGATGATTCAAAAGCAGGAATTCATGTATCAAACGAAGGATGGGATGATGAAATGATCAGCTATCCTCATGTGTTTGAACTAGACAACAGTTTGTACATGCTTTATCTTGGAAACCAGGTTGGCAGATACGGCTTTGGTCTTGCTAAACTTGAAAACTACCAACCCTAATTTTTTGAAAGAATGAAGTGGATTAATTACCGGCATCTATTCGATCCATCACATTATACATTACCAAATGGCTGTTCTGAATTTGCACAATCTCCGCAAACCTTGGTTTTTGATGATTTTGTGCGGGTGTATTTTTCTACAAGAAAGAAGGAAGAACACAGCGGAAAGTTTCTAAGCTTAATTGCTTTTGCAGATTTCGATAAAGAATTTAAAAAAGTAATCAATGTGTCATCTGAAACAGTTATTGAACTGGGTGGGCTTGGTTGTTTTGATGAACATGGAATATTCCCGATCAATATTTTAAGACACGATAACAAGATATTAGCTTATACCTGTGGATGGAGCAGGCGTGTATCTGTTTCAGTAGAAACATCAACCGGTTTAGCATTCAGCGATAACAATGGCCTTAGCTTTGACAAGTTTGGCACAGGCCCGGTTTTGACTTCATCACTTAACGAACCTTTTTTAGTTGGTGATTCATTTGTACAGGTGTACGATAATACATTTCATATGTGGTATATTTTCGGGCAGCGCTGGTTAAAACCAACGGACACCGAGCCGCCTGCCAGGGTTTATAAAATTGCGCATGCTACTTCAGCAGATGGAATAAACTGGAAGAAAGAAGAAGGCAAACAGATTATTGCGGATGTTTTAAATGTTGATGAGTGTCAGGCCTTACCTACAGTTACGAAAATCGGTAATCGCTATCACATGTTTTTTTGTTTCAGACAAGCAACTGATTTCAGAAATAATCATGATCGGGGATACAGATTAGGTTATGCATGGTCAGATAATTTAATAAACTGGATCAGAGATGATGAATTGGGTGGTATACATAAATCAGTTACGGGATGGGATTCTGAAATGATGTGCTATCCACACATTTTTCAGAGCAATGGCAAAGTATACCTGTTGTATAATGGAAACGAATTTGGGAAAAGAGGGTTTGGTATTGCAGAGCTTGAGCAACCCTGATGGTCTTTTGTGAATCAAA is part of the Lacibacter sediminis genome and harbors:
- the asnB gene encoding asparagine synthase (glutamine-hydrolyzing), with the protein product MCRIAGIFDPSLKNLQEQVVAMRDAMHRGGPDDAGLFVHSSLPLALGHRRLSLIDLSEAGHQPMIDAELTIVFNGEIYNYLELRSTLQHYGHTFKTESDTEVILKAYRQWGVEAFEYFNGMFALALLDEKKQQLVLARDHAGIKPLYYYIDQHCLYFASEIRAFAKAEKVFEENEKWRSAFLTFGHLPEPITTLKHVIPLAKGTALVIDLPSLKKKVHRFFKWSFTGQLKNEDEALQLMRETLEQAVERHLIADAPIGLFLSGGIDSSLLTLIASHTRKDNLHTLSIVFNEKAFSEEKYQQLIIDKTGAKHQSFLVTKDIFNTQLEDAMLAMDQPTLDGINTYFISMYAKAYGLKAVLSGLGADELFGGYPSFQQQKKMKYVQRMPAALLRGMQRFPDHRIRKLSYAGMQNTAAEYLSYRGIFTPVSVASLLDTTEKEVEHDLIALSEYYPVSTLTNGNRVSWLETNFYMQNQLLKDSDFMSMWHGLEIRVPYLDKEVMLMAGAIDASIKFKTVPPKYVLVKSFEHELPEAIWKRKKQGFTFPFEGWLKENEFIKPSNNDEEQLYKKFQQKKLSWGRYWCALLMNRFERDH
- a CDS encoding glycosyltransferase family 4 protein, yielding MQKKKISFFVLTAFSHMGGIEKFNRAFMKGLADLSSTLHLKSTLGGMYDHSVDKHYVDQQTYHAFKGKKLQFVLWAIKQSLQQDVIVLGHLNLAPIAVLLKMIAPKKKLIIICHGVEVFEPVSGFKKKALQQADHVLAVSSFTKDKLVTKQGLSNEKIMVFPNTIDPFFNFPVDFAKPGYLQQRYGIAAHEKVILTLTRLNSNEGYKGYDTLVTVLPELLKQNIPFKYILAGKADATELQRMNTLIKSLGLEQQVMMPGFIADKEITDHYLLADVFVMPSKGEGFGIVYTEAMACGLPVIAGNKDGSTEALQFGELGTLIDPDSADELKEALVKVLHEQHEPLQVQQRMLEYFSFEKFKERLKTVLEGV
- a CDS encoding Gfo/Idh/MocA family protein, whose translation is MKKTRFLLAGCGTIGERHARLAVEKGVLVAVCDIDEKKAKAFSAKHDCYGYTSLKDMLRNEEADAMLVCTPNGLHAIHSISGLKAGLHVLCEKPMAISSVDCKRMINAATKAKKHLLIVKQNRLNPPVAIVKTLLDKKKLGKIYSVQVNCLWNRGAKYYQQSNWRGTKELDGGVLFTQFSHFIDLLYWFLGEVKTVKGFTANVAHQQLIEVEDTGVFSFVTQGGVPGTLHYSTNTTNKNYEGSITILAEKATIKIGGPYLNTIEYQEPVLIDTAKLVAGNAANQYKGYEGSMNNHARVYDAFLQVIAGKQKKYVSGEEGIHSVKMIEQFYKAAK
- a CDS encoding acyltransferase, which encodes MPAFKLKKISLRKVKTGKSVVIMQPSNLYECRLGDDCFVGPFTEIQKGVVIGNNCRIQSHSFICELVTIGNDCFIGHGVMFINDTFSYGKPAGGDHSKWKKTSIGNNVSIGSNATILPVSICDEVVIGAGAVVTKDITKKGTYAGNPAKKLKKV
- a CDS encoding ABC transporter permease; amino-acid sequence: MSHLNDTAEQWDLEIKPKASLLDLNLKEVWRYRDLMMLFVRRDFVAQYKQTILGPIWHIIQPVLTTIMFLLVFGKIANIPTDGIEPILFYMSGITIWNYFSTCLTATSNTFVANAHIFGKVYFPRLVLPLSIVMSNIIKLGIQFGILFLGMIWFALFRDIPIYFGMNWLLIPVLVIIMAGIGLGLGIIISSLTTKYRDFTVLIGFAVQLLMYATPVAYPLSFLKDKSFAPIIEWNPLSPIVEGFRYALFHTGNFNFMSLGYSVIFMFVVLVIGAVYFSKVERTFMDTV
- a CDS encoding ABC transporter ATP-binding protein, with amino-acid sequence MSNTVIKVENISKQYRLGAVSTGTLSHDLNRWWHTVRGKEDPYLKVGDTNDRTQKGNSDYVWALRDINFEVQQGEVLGIIGRNGAGKSTLLKILSRTTTPTTGSVKLKGRVASLLEVGTGFHPELSGRENIFLNGAILGMTKQEIKRKFDEIVDFAGVERYIDTPVKRYSSGMYVRLAFGVAAHLEPEILIVDEVLAVGDAEFQKKALGKMKDVSNKDGRTVLFVSHNMTAMKNLCNSIMYMQHGKVVEIGPTDSVINHYLTHSEINGEMVQSFATPEDAPGNDSVKMKRIEACPILNNPFDPITVDTPVNIEFEFWNYVPDKELNLSLHLYTTTEECVFNVYTEAKFLPEGINKGVCEIPANLLNDGIYSVSMLIVAERAYGIYNFEHVISFEVNEKRSTSGWHGKHLGIVRPKLNFNFV
- a CDS encoding DegT/DnrJ/EryC1/StrS family aminotransferase, translating into MINVTKTYLPSFDEYIAIVKRAWDKSWITNNGELVQELEEKLMQYLGVQHLLFTSNGTLPLQMALKVLGIKKEVITTPFSYVATTNSILWEGAVPVFVDIDPHTLCIDADKIEAAITADTEAIMATHVYGIPCDVEKIEAIAKKHGLKVIYDAAHSFGCTYNGKSLLSYGDISTCSFHATKVFHTGEGGCIIAKDEEVAKQLLLYRSFGHLGDDYYSIGINAKNSELHAAMGLCNLPAIGEIINARKLVYEEYNNRLNLEKIKQPVFSKNADYNYAYYPVIFKTEKILLEVRAVLLKNAVSTRRYFYPSLNQLPFLKNTMSCPVSEDISCRVLALPLFTDLSTEDVSRICAIVNELV
- a CDS encoding WbqC family protein; its protein translation is MKIAIMQPYFVPYIGYFQLINAVDQFVIYDNIKYTKKGWINRNRILVDGKDEYITLPIRKDSDYLHVDQRKLADSFVDDKNKILRKLAYAYRKAPHYDAVYALMERILEKPENNLFEFIYKSVLEICRFLEINTTFVISSTLPVDHELKSQDRVIAICKALNTTTYINPPGGVELYSKETFNENNIELEFLQSEPIQYHQFKNEFIASLSIIDVMMFNSTEEIKKLLASFYTIK
- a CDS encoding glycoside hydrolase family protein, with protein sequence MFQWKKIGRVFNPVEVTERAWLKEFAQAPSTLIYENFVRVYFSCRPPADEKGQYVSYSAFVDFKRDDLTQIVKVSDQPILKLGDLGTFDEFGTYPVSVIRYKSELRAYYAGWTRCESVPFNVAIGCALSNNNGVTFEKMGQGPILSYSVDEPFILSGPKVRIFNNKWYLFYIAGKKWVLDNGKPEPVYRIRMATSTDGIEWEKHNKDIIETKVEEDEAQASPDVFFYDGMYHMFFCYRYSKGYRSKEKGYRIGYAFSADLINWIRDDSKAGIHVSNEGWDDEMISYPHVFELDNSLYMLYLGNQVGRYGFGLAKLENYQP
- a CDS encoding glycoside hydrolase family protein, with the protein product MKWINYRHLFDPSHYTLPNGCSEFAQSPQTLVFDDFVRVYFSTRKKEEHSGKFLSLIAFADFDKEFKKVINVSSETVIELGGLGCFDEHGIFPINILRHDNKILAYTCGWSRRVSVSVETSTGLAFSDNNGLSFDKFGTGPVLTSSLNEPFLVGDSFVQVYDNTFHMWYIFGQRWLKPTDTEPPARVYKIAHATSADGINWKKEEGKQIIADVLNVDECQALPTVTKIGNRYHMFFCFRQATDFRNNHDRGYRLGYAWSDNLINWIRDDELGGIHKSVTGWDSEMMCYPHIFQSNGKVYLLYNGNEFGKRGFGIAELEQP